From the Halobellus litoreus genome, the window CGCCGAACGCGAGTTCGCCGCCGTTCTCGATCACGCACCAGTACGCGAGCCACAGCCCCAGTCCTTCGGCGTGTCGCAATGGTGTCTCCGAGCCCGCAGAGAGCGCTTCGCGCTCGACGGCCGGGATCGGGGGTCCGTCGGATTCGATCCGTATCACGACGTCGTCTCGACGCTCGACGGCGATCTGTATCGTGACACCGCCGTTTTCGCCGTCGACCTGGCCGACGAGCAGTTCGGTCAGTTCCTCGATGGCCGTCGCGAGCGACCCGGCGTCGGTGAGTTCGGCCTCGACGTGCGGCGTGCCGACGAACGTGAACGTCGACTCCGGAAACTTTCGTCTCGACTGGTGAACGATCCCGGCGACGATGGCAGTGACGTCGTGGGTCGTCGTCGGCTGCGTGTGCGAGTCGTCGAGTTCGGAGACTTTCCGGGCCTTGTCGCTGACGGTGAGGAGGTCGTCGGTCCGGTCGAGAATCGAGCGGGCGGCCCGTTTCGTCTCCGCGTCGGAGCCGGTGGCGACGATGTCGGCGTAGCCACGGACCACGTTCATATCGTTCCGGAGGTTGTGCCGGAGCACTCGGTTGGCCACTTCCAGGCGCTGTTCGTACCGATGTCGACCGGTGACGTCCCGGAGCGCCAGCGCGTACCCGATCTCGTCGCCCCGCTCGTCGGTGAGGTCCGAGACGCGGATGTCGTACGCTAGGTTGTTCGCGTCCGTCACGGTGGTCCCGTGGAGCTGTTCGAACTGCGTCTCGGGGAACACGTCGTCGATCCGGGACCCGACGTCCGGTGGCGGGTCGAGGATCCGACGGGCGATGTCGTCGACTTGGATGACGACCCGATCGGAATTCAACACCACGAGACCGTCGCCCATCGCCTGGAACGCCTGGCGGCGCGCGATCGGAACCCGTTCGAGCAGGTCGAAGCGGTAGAGTCCGAGAACCAACAGCAGACCGGTGAACGTGAACATAAACGGTGTCAGATCGAGCGAGGGGACCGGACTGATTCCCAGCACAAACGCGATGTTCGAGAGGAACGGGGGTAGGGGCGCGACGAGCAGGACGAGCACCTGCTTCCAGTAGACGAGCGACCAGCGGATCCCGACGAGGAAGATCATCCACATTCCGATCGTGACGGTGACGTAAGCGACGAGCAGGTGGCCGTAGTACAGCGGGCCGAACGCGAGTTCGACGGCCGCTCCGGGCGTGGCCACAGCCTCCGAGGAGACCGTCCAGACGAGTCCGTGGGCCGAATTCGTCGCGATCGCGCCAATCATCACGAGCGGTTCGAGCGCGAACGCCGCGGCCCGTCGCCGCGTCATCCACTGCGAGCGACTGACGTACTGGACGACGAATCCCAGCCAGAGGAACGGCGCGAGCGTCGAGATAGCGAACGTGAGTCCCCACCAGAACGACTGCGGCGCGACGGCGTCGTAACCGAGCTGGATCGAATAGGTGAGCGCCGAGAGACCGACGACGGCCATCAGCAGGGTGACCTCGGGACCGCACCGGGACGTCCGGTTCCGCCAGCCGACGAGCGCCAACGCTGCGTAAACCGCGAGGGTTGTGAAGCCGGCGGCGGACGCCGCAGTGAGTTCCCACGGCATACGTAAGCAGGTCGTGTTGCTCCGAGGAGTCCCTGATACATCAAACCACCAGTCGGGCGACGGATCGGACAATCGGCTGACGAAGGGAGAAACGGCACCGAATACAGCCAGCACGTGATTCTTCTATTACACTAGTGGCTCGCCGCTCCCCGCCCGGTTCAACAGGCGAACTTTTACGCTTGCAGCGGACGACCGCCGCGTACGACCCGTATGAGTAAGACACACGGCGCACCGGCTTCGGCAGGTATCGTCGGCCGATGGAACGGGCTCAGACCGGCGGATCGATGGGTGATCGGCTGGATCGGCGTGAACCTGCTCGTCTTCGGCCACGTCGTCCTCTTCGAGACGCCGCTGTGGCTGACGTACGCCTACAACGGCCTGCTCTACGCCATCGGAATCTGGGTCGCGGTCCGCTTTGCGGCCGTGCGAGACGTGTTCGTCCTCGGCAGCGTCGCGGGCGTGCTGGAAGTCGGCGTCGACGCGTTCCTCGTCTCCACCGGTTCGCTGGTCTACCCCGACTCGCTGCCGATGCTCCTCGGCTCGCCGCTCTATATGCCGCTGTCGTGGGCGCTGATTATCACGTACTTCGGGTATCTCGGTCGCCGTCTCGACGACGCGGGCGGTCCGCTCGCGGCGACGGTCGGCCCGTCGGTCGCCGCGATGGTGCTCGTCGGCTTCTTCGAGTACGGCGCGCACTTCGCCGGGATCTGGCGGTACGAAATCGCGCCGCTCGCGATGCTCGGGACCGTTCCGGCCTTCATCGTCGCCGCTGAGGGCGTGATGTTCGCGGCGCTCTACTGGGTGGTCCGACTCCGCCGACCGCTACTCGGCGGCGTGGTTTTCGCGACCGTCATCAGCGTCAGCTACGTCGGGGCTTACGCGCTGTTCGCCGCGGTCGGCGGGTGAAAGCGCCGGCGGGCGAGCGGAGCGCCGTTACGAGATCACGCGAACGACGACCGCAGCGGTGGTCGACTCGGCGGGCGAGACGATCCGAATCCGGAACGCGGCGGCCACGACCGTCACCTCGCCCGCGCGCTCCTGGACGACCACGCCACCGACCGATCCGCACGGGCCGAACTCCCGGCCGGAGCCGCCGGGGCAGTTCGTCTCGGCCCACGAGGTCGCAGTCGCGTCGTCGAACGTCACCGCGAGGGACCGACTCTCCTCTGCGTGAGCTGCTTCGAGTCGGTCTGCGTCCTCGGCGACGACGGCGCGGATCCGCTCGGCGACGGCGCGCTCCCGTCGGGCGGTACCGTCCGGGCCGACGCCGTCGCCCGCGTCCCTCGCCCGGTCGCGGACGGCGGCGCGGAACGACGCCGCGAGGTCCCGTTCGATCTGTTCGACCGAGGCGACCTCGACCGCGCCCGCCCCAGCGCTCGTTCGGTCGGCGTCGTACCCCAGTTGGGCGTAGGCGATCGTCATCGACAGGAACGCGACCGCGACGACCGCGGCGGCGACGAGGACGATCTGTGCGCGGTCCTCGTCGGAGTCGCCGTCGGCTCCGCTCCGCCGTAGCCGACGCCTTCGTCGACTCACACGTACCACACCCGGATGGTGACCGCGCAACGTCCCGTCGAGAGCGTCGCCCGTCCGCTCGGAACGCCGTTCGGCCGCGGCGCGCCGACGACGCCGTGCGGCGTCTCGATGCGGCCGAACACCGAGGTCGGAAGCACCGAATCGAGGCGTTCGTCGAGCGCGTCGCGCTCGATGTCGAAGGCACGCTGTGATCGGCAGCCGGCCGAGAGTCGGCTCCGTCCGTCGCCGACCGGCGTCTCGGCGTCGAGAATCGCAAGCGCGTCGGCGGCGGTCCGGTCGAGCGTCGGGTCGGCCTCCGTGGCCCCCTCCTCGACGGGAACCCAGAGGAACCCCGCGACGACCGAGAGAACCAG encodes:
- a CDS encoding DUF7262 family protein gives rise to the protein MREDSVRRRPTDGGDGRRPPGDRAQLATSLVEAAVGALLVLSVVAGFLWVPVEEGATEADPTLDRTAADALAILDAETPVGDGRSRLSAGCRSQRAFDIERDALDERLDSVLPTSVFGRIETPHGVVGAPRPNGVPSGRATLSTGRCAVTIRVWYV
- a CDS encoding DUF7261 family protein gives rise to the protein MSRRRRRLRRSGADGDSDEDRAQIVLVAAAVVAVAFLSMTIAYAQLGYDADRTSAGAGAVEVASVEQIERDLAASFRAAVRDRARDAGDGVGPDGTARRERAVAERIRAVVAEDADRLEAAHAEESRSLAVTFDDATATSWAETNCPGGSGREFGPCGSVGGVVVQERAGEVTVVAAAFRIRIVSPAESTTAAVVVRVIS
- a CDS encoding DUF6989 domain-containing protein, which produces MSKTHGAPASAGIVGRWNGLRPADRWVIGWIGVNLLVFGHVVLFETPLWLTYAYNGLLYAIGIWVAVRFAAVRDVFVLGSVAGVLEVGVDAFLVSTGSLVYPDSLPMLLGSPLYMPLSWALIITYFGYLGRRLDDAGGPLAATVGPSVAAMVLVGFFEYGAHFAGIWRYEIAPLAMLGTVPAFIVAAEGVMFAALYWVVRLRRPLLGGVVFATVISVSYVGAYALFAAVGG
- a CDS encoding histidine kinase N-terminal 7TM domain-containing protein produces the protein MPWELTAASAAGFTTLAVYAALALVGWRNRTSRCGPEVTLLMAVVGLSALTYSIQLGYDAVAPQSFWWGLTFAISTLAPFLWLGFVVQYVSRSQWMTRRRAAAFALEPLVMIGAIATNSAHGLVWTVSSEAVATPGAAVELAFGPLYYGHLLVAYVTVTIGMWMIFLVGIRWSLVYWKQVLVLLVAPLPPFLSNIAFVLGISPVPSLDLTPFMFTFTGLLLVLGLYRFDLLERVPIARRQAFQAMGDGLVVLNSDRVVIQVDDIARRILDPPPDVGSRIDDVFPETQFEQLHGTTVTDANNLAYDIRVSDLTDERGDEIGYALALRDVTGRHRYEQRLEVANRVLRHNLRNDMNVVRGYADIVATGSDAETKRAARSILDRTDDLLTVSDKARKVSELDDSHTQPTTTHDVTAIVAGIVHQSRRKFPESTFTFVGTPHVEAELTDAGSLATAIEELTELLVGQVDGENGGVTIQIAVERRDDVVIRIESDGPPIPAVEREALSAGSETPLRHAEGLGLWLAYWCVIENGGELAFGDEADGSEEVGAPNSKSETATVRLTFPAREE